The genomic segment TCGCGGTAACAGTTAATGCCTTGGCGGTGTTTTAATTACACCATACAACTGATGTTTACTTCAGAACGAAATCAGCCCTTCTATTCTGAGACCATGCCAACTCGTCATGACCATGGTTCAACGGTTTTTCCTCACCATAACTGATAGTACTGATTCTGTTTCCTGCCACACCTAAGTTCATTAAATATTTTTTAGCACTAAGAGCTCGTCGCTCACCAAGTGCCATATTGTATTCATTGGTTCCCCTCTCATCACAATTCCCTTCAACAGTAACCATAGCCCTTGAATTGTCTTTAAGATACATTGCATTATTTTCAAGTCTTTCCTTCTGGCCATCTTTGATATTTGACTGATCAAAATCATAATAGACCGGCAGCATCGGACCAGTAGTTCGACCTTCCAGAATAGTTAACGACTGATTATTTTGCTGTGAGGCTGAGTCAAGTGACTC from the Desulfobulbaceae bacterium genome contains:
- the pal gene encoding peptidoglycan-associated lipoprotein Pal, coding for VSSTGETDSAVADSSQRTQEAATDSASKGSGMGSEESLDSASQQNNQSLTILEGRTTGPMLPVYYDFDQSNIKDGQKERLENNAMYLKDNSRAMVTVEGNCDERGTNEYNMALGERRALSAKKYLMNLGVAGNRISTISYGEEKPLNHGHDELAWSQNRRADFVLK